Within the Catalinimonas niigatensis genome, the region AGCTTCGCGGGCTTTCTTGCAGGGGCCAAATGGGTTTTCGTTAGCAAGTAATCGGGCCTTCATCTCAGGGCGCGCCAGCACCATATTGCTCACCTGCTCTTTAGGAAGACTATAGAGCTGAGCAGCAATTTCGTTGGCAGCCTGGGCAGAGTTCCATTTCATGGAAGAACCGATAGTAAGGCCTCCGGCAAGCATGGCACCTGATTTTAACCAATTTCTTCTATTCATTTGTGTAGACATATTTAATAGATTTTGACTTTAAAGGGTTATATAATTGAGCAAGTTCTGCTCGTAATATTTAATGTGAATTTAAGGAAAAATAAAATAAATTCGTTGGTATAATTATTAAAAATCAAAATAAAATTCTTATATATAAATTAATTATAATCAATTATTTTGATAATACACTTTATTCTTTGGATTCATATTGTACCTGCCCTTCCGTTACTCTGGCATGGATATCAGACACAGTACGGCGTGCCGATTCAAAGGCTCCTGCCATCCATGCGGTATGATAGGACGTATGTTCTCCAGCCAGATAAATGTTGCCTTCAGGCTTAAGCAGGTCAGGGTAAAAACGCTGCCGCGTAGTATCATTGTATTCTGCCCATCCTCCTTTGCTGAAAGGAATTTTCTGCCAGGCCAGTGAAAAGGAGTTTTCAAACTCATCTTTGTACTGAGGATGCAGTTTGCTGCCTTCATCCAGGGCCAGTTTTTCCCGCTCTTCAAGCGAAAGGTTAGCAGTATACTCAGCTTTTTCACTAAAGTTATAAAATCCCTTAAGCACACCTTTCTTGCCTAAATAGTTATAGTTGGGATACATGATCTGGGTAATGGTGGTATTGGTACGGGATAATCCGCCAAAAATATTGTCATCTTCTTCCCAGAAGCGGCGCTTGAACTGAAGACCAATTTTGCAGGCTTTTTTGTAATCTACAAAGTCGCACGCCCGCTGAACATTGGAAGAAAGATCATTTTTCACATTGGCCAGCACAGGAAGAGGCAGCGTACAAATACAGTAATCTCCTTTGATCTCCTGGGTTTTTCCGTTAGAAGTATACACGATCCTGACGCCATTCTCTTCCTTTCGGATTTCATTGACTACAGTTTCGTATTGAATACTGTCTTTGACCTGCTCCGCCAGTGCATAAGGGAGTTTATCCATTCCACCCACTGGTTCAAAGAGGGTCATTTGCAGATCATGGGTATAGACCGGCAGGTTGGACATCGCAGGATCAATAAATCCAGAGTTAATCAGGTCCATCAAGGCGTAGGCATCAGCAGCTTCGCCAGGCTGGTTTCCAGCACCGGGAGGGGTTTTGTAGCCTCTCCGGGAGCTTCCTCTGTACAGCAAATCCGGACCCAGATCACCTTCTACCCTCAAAAATTCAATCAGTTTTTCTTTGTCCTCATTGGTCATCGGCATATCCAGTGCACCCTGGTCAATGGCTTTCTCAAGAAGTTCGCAGATATAGCCCTGCATATCGTATTTTACCTCCCTGATGCGTATAGGTTTATTGGAAAGCTTCCCGCTACCTTCACTGTATAAATAAGCATTCTCATTGACATTGTTGAAGATTTGTAGCGGAACGCCCATTTCGCGACAATAATGCATCGTAATCTCATGATGATGGGGAATACGGGCTGCACCGGCATTGATGTAGTGTCCACTATCAAAGTTACATTGCTGTGCTACGCCTCCTTCTTCCGTTTCCTGAGTGCCACCCCTGACCGTCCAGACCCTGCCTCCGGGACGATTACGTGCTTCCAGTATGGTGCAGTCGTAGCCCAGTTTGTTCATTTCATAAGCGGAAGTCATGCCTGCCAAGCCAGCACCCAGTATGATGACTTTGGTGCCATTGGCTTTTCCATGCAGTTTGAACGGTTGGTTGGGGGCTTTGCGGATCATGCCCAGACCTACCATCGCAGGATAACTGGAACCAGCCAAAACAGATACGCGATTCAGAAAAGTACGCCGAGATATGGTTGTTTTGCTCATAAGATAATATTAAGGCTAAGCTTGAGGATAGATAAAATTTGAAAGCTTCTTGTCATAGCTCAATACCTAAAACAAAGTATGGATAAACGTTTAAATATCGGTAAAAGTAATTGAAGTAATATAAAATATCAAAATAAAATTTTGAAATGGTTAATTGGTAAAATCTATTTTTTTGCTGTTCTATGTTTTAACAAAATTGAGATATATGCACTTTTATTTGTGTATTTGTCAATTTATTTCCCTCAAATTGCGGCTGATATAAGTCATCCCTTATCTATTTTAGTTTATTGATATGTGTGGTATCCATCTGATTTTTGATAAAAACCAGCAGCTTACGCCCGAACAGCCTTCAGCCATTACTCAAATGCTTCAGTCTTCAAGAGAGCGCGGCCCCGACGCGCAGGGTGTAAAAGCTTTACCCATGCTGGGAGGAAGTCTGCACCTGGGCAGCAATCGGCTCCAAATCATAGATCCACATACGCGGGCCAATCAGCCTATGTCTTCTGCTGATGGCAGGTATTGGCTTTGTTTCAACGGTACAATCTATAATTACTTTGAACTCCGAAATAAGCTACTCAGCCAGGGGGTGCAGTTTACTACCCAATCCGATACTGAAGTACTGTTGTATATGCTCATCACCAAAGGTGCTGAGGCGCTGGAAGATTTGAATGGCATGTTTGCATTGCTTTTTTATGATCAAAAAGAGCAAAAATTACTAGCTGCCAGGGATAGATTTGGGATGAAACCTCTTTATTATGCCGACCAGAACGACTTTCTGATTTTTTCTTCTGAAGCCAAGGGCATTATTGCCAGTGGATTACTGGAGAAAAAGCTTCATGAAGCTGCCATACAGGACTACCTATGTCTTCGCTATGTACGTCCGCCCTACACCTTTTTTGAACAGGTTTATCAACTTCCTCCTGGTCACTGCATGGAAATAAAAGATCAAAAAAAAGCAGTCATTCGTTCATTTGCCAAACCACCCGAAAGGATTGAGGCTCCTTCAGAGGAAGCAGCATTAACAAAGACAGAAGAGCTACTCAAGGATGCGGTGCTAAACCATTTGGTAGGAGATGCTAATTGTGGAC harbors:
- a CDS encoding flavin monoamine oxidase family protein, encoding MSKTTISRRTFLNRVSVLAGSSYPAMVGLGMIRKAPNQPFKLHGKANGTKVIILGAGLAGMTSAYEMNKLGYDCTILEARNRPGGRVWTVRGGTQETEEGGVAQQCNFDSGHYINAGAARIPHHHEITMHYCREMGVPLQIFNNVNENAYLYSEGSGKLSNKPIRIREVKYDMQGYICELLEKAIDQGALDMPMTNEDKEKLIEFLRVEGDLGPDLLYRGSSRRGYKTPPGAGNQPGEAADAYALMDLINSGFIDPAMSNLPVYTHDLQMTLFEPVGGMDKLPYALAEQVKDSIQYETVVNEIRKEENGVRIVYTSNGKTQEIKGDYCICTLPLPVLANVKNDLSSNVQRACDFVDYKKACKIGLQFKRRFWEEDDNIFGGLSRTNTTITQIMYPNYNYLGKKGVLKGFYNFSEKAEYTANLSLEEREKLALDEGSKLHPQYKDEFENSFSLAWQKIPFSKGGWAEYNDTTRQRFYPDLLKPEGNIYLAGEHTSYHTAWMAGAFESARRTVSDIHARVTEGQVQYESKE